A genomic region of Manihot esculenta cultivar AM560-2 chromosome 15, M.esculenta_v8, whole genome shotgun sequence contains the following coding sequences:
- the LOC110601642 gene encoding pentatricopeptide repeat-containing protein At2g36980, mitochondrial yields MKDFTGLKSSSMNSSLFQITSKIAALARSGCFVQARKLFDGMSYRDTVAWNSMLAGYSQLGLHQEALSLFHQMRISNAKPDPFTFTAALSACADSGSLLNGTKVHALVIVSGYQSSLAVNNSLIDMYGKCLNAFSAGEVFQAMDDTNEVTWCSLLFAYANSGQFNAAREIFNLMPRKVDIAWNTMIAGLGRCGEIELCLDMFKKMLQSLCEPDQWTYSALISACTESSELLCGCVLHSVIIKSGWSSAVEAKNSILSLYAKLGSLSDAMKIFESTGILTQVSWNAIIDAHMKGGNLHEAFHMFQCLPEKNTVSWTSMISGYAKNGYGEEALSFFAGMVSSHLLPDDFTFGSVLHACSNLAILGYGRMIHGSAFRRGFSTYVYVGNGLVNMYAKCGDLDGSILAFSDIYEKDLVSFNAMLFAFGLHGKAKQALQVYEDMIASGTKPDKMTFIGLLMTCSHSGLIEDGHVFFESMRSAHGLSYEADHVACMVDMLGRGGYLTEARELANKYSKTGYIEANSCEALLGACSAHSEVETGTFLGEELKVLEPDKEMSYVLQSNLYCARGLWKEAAMVRKAMIDEGLKKMPGCSWIEVRDKVTSFVAGNHFHPHMEELCKIIYFLDFEMRNPCFL; encoded by the coding sequence ATGAAGGATTTTACTGGCTTAAAATCAAGTTCGATGAACTCTAGTTTGTTTCAAATAACCTCTAAGATTGCTGCTCTTGCAAGGTCGGGTTGTTTCGTACAAGCTCGCAAACTGTTCGATGGAATGTCTTACAGAGATACGGTTGCTTGGAATTCAATGCTTGCTGGCTATTCTCAACTTGGTCTTCATCAAGAGGCTTTATCTCTCTTCCATCAAATGAGAATTAGCAACGCCAAACCTGACCCCTTCACCTTCACTGCAGCTTTAAGTGCATGCGCTGATTCAGGCTCCCTTCTCAATGGAACCAAAGTGCACGCTCTAGTCATTGTTTCGGGATACCAATCCTCATTGGCAGTTAATAACTCCCTTATAGATATGTATGGGAAGTGTTTGAATGCTTTTAGTGCTGGAGAAGTTTTTCAAGCAATGGATGATACAAATGAAGTAACATGGTGTTCGCTTCTGTTCGCATATGCGAATTCTGGTCAGTTTAACGCGGCAAGggagatttttaatttaatgccTAGAAAGGTCGATATTGCTTGGAATACAATGATTGCTGGCCTTGGCCGATGTGGCGAGATTGAATTATGTTTGGATATGTTCAAAAAGATGCTACAAAGTTTGTGTGAGCCTGATCAATGGACTTACAGCGCCCTTATAAGTGCTTGTACTGAATCATCCGAATTGTTATGCGGGTGTGTGTTGCATAGTGTCATTATTAAGAGTGGTTGGAGCTCTGCAGTGGAGGCAAAGAATTCGATTCTCAGCCTTTACGCTAAACTTGGTTCCTTGAGTGATGCTATGAAAATTTTTGAATCAACTGGAATACTGACTCAGGTGTCTTGGAATGCTATTATCGATGCTCATATGAAAGGAGGAAACCTCCATGAAGCATTTCACATGTTTCAGTGCCTGCCGGAAAAGAACACTGTTTCATGGACATCTATGATATCTGGGTATGCCAAAAATGGTTATGGAGAAGAAGCTCTTAGCTTCTTTGCTGGCATGGTGAGCAGTCACTTGCTTCCAGATGATTTTACGTTTGGATCTGTTCTTCATGCGTGTTCAAATTTGGCCATCCTAGGATATGGCAGAATGATCCATGGATCTGCCTTTCGCCGTGGTTTCTCTACTTATGTGTATGTTGGAAATGGCTTAGTTAACATGTATGCTAAGTGTGGAGATTTAGATGGATCAATTTTAGCATTTAGTGACATTTATGAAAAAGATTTGGTCTCTTTTAATGCTATGTTGTTTGCATTTGGGTTACATGGAAAGGCTAAGCAAGCTTTACAGGTATATGAAGATATGATAGCATCTGGGACAAAACCAGATAAAATGACTTTCATTGGATTGTTAATGACCTGTAGTCACTCAGGGCTTATAGAAGACGGTCATGTGTTCTTCGAATCAATGAGATCAGCTCATGGGCTTTCATATGAGGCAGATCATGTGGCATGCATGGTGGATATGCTTGGACGAGGCGGCTACTTAACAGAAGCAAGAGAGTTGGCTAACAAGTATTCAAAAACAGGCTATATTGAGGCGAATTCTTGTGAGGCTTTGCTTGGAGCATGTTCTGCACATAGTGAAGTAGAAACGGGGACTTTTTTAGGGGAGGAATTAAAGGTTTTAGAACCTGATAAAGAGATGAGTTATGTGTTGCAATCAAATTTGTACTGTGCTAGAGGGCTATGGAAGGAAGCAGCGATGGTTAGAAAGGCAATGATTGATGAAGGGTTGAAAAAGATGCCTGGTTGCAGTTGGATTGAAGTGAGAGACAAGGTGACATCTTTTGTAGCAGGAAACCATTTTCATCCACACATGGAAGAGTTATGTAAGATAATATACTTCTTGGATTTTGAAATGAGAAATCCATGCTTCTTGTGA
- the LOC110601647 gene encoding uncharacterized protein LOC110601647 — protein sequence MSNRIVMEKKIKNGVVDVSSFLLVEGSADSEADCGLLKLCEDVIMACDYDDEDAESCSCDTVDSLEVFDYDGTGGDQDCSGYDEAKANKECAEERNWCRLWLGVAGLEYMSTENGEEESKADAKWSKEVIDQMEDSLFWETCLAVGYP from the coding sequence ATGAGTAATAGAATAGTAATGGAGAAGAAGATTAAGAATGGAGTGGTAGATGTCTCCTCTTTTCTTCTGGTGGAGGGCAGCGCAGACTCCGAGGCAGATTGTGGACTCTTGAAGCTATGCGAGGATGTGATTATGGCCTGTGATTATGATGATGAAGATGCGGAGTCATGCAGCTGTGATACTGTAGATTCTCTTGAAGTCTTTGACTATGATGGTACTGGTGGTGATCAAGATTGCAGTGGTTATGATGAAGCTAAAGCTAATAAAGAATGCGCAGAAGAGCGAAATTGGTGTAGGTTGTGGTTGGGAGTTGCAGGCTTGGAATATATGTCGACTGAGAATGGAGAAGAGGAGTCCAAGGCTGATGCTAAGTGGAGTAAAGAGGTTATAGATCAAATGGAGGACAGTCTCTTTTGGGAAACTTGCCTGGCAGTAGGGTACCCATAG
- the LOC110601645 gene encoding peroxidase 24, with the protein MRTSFSLAFFFLITIALAYAIGVCYGGELRKDFYKDTCPEAEDIVKSIIWKRVASNSTLPAKFLRMHFHDCFVRGCDASVLLDSTTNNTAEKAAIPNLSLGGFEVIDEVKAQLEKKCPGVVSCADIVALAARDSVSFQFKKPIWEVLTGRRDGSISRASEALSNIPSPFFNFTLLKQSFANKSLTVHDLVVLSGGHTIGVGHCNFFSNRLYNFTGKGDADPSLNSTYASFLKTQCRSLADNTTIVPMDPSTPLSFDNNYYKILKLKEGLFQSDAALLTDKGSRNIVDELLDSGKFFTEFSQSMKRMGSIQVLTGTAGEIRKNCRVVNS; encoded by the exons atgaggaCTAGCTTTAGCTTAGCTTTCTTCTTCTTGATAACCATTGCATTAGCTTATGCAATAGGAGTTTGCTATGGAGGGGAACTGAGGAAAGACTTCTACAAAGATACTTGTCCAGAGGCTGAGGACATTGTGAAGAGTATCATTTGGAAGCGTGTTGCAAGCAATTCAACATTGCCTGCCAAGTTTCTAAGGATGCATTTCCACGACTGTTTTGTTAGG GGCTGTGATGCCTCTGTGTTGCTGGATTCCACGACAAATAACACTGCGGAAAAGGCAGCAATTCCAAATCTATCTCTAGGAGGCTTTGAAGTGATAGATGAGGTTAAGGCCCAGCTAGAGAAGAAATGCCCTGGAGTGGTTTCTTGTGCCGATATTGTTGCTCTAGCCGCTAGAGACTCTGTTTCCTTCCAA TTTAAAAAGCCAATTTGGGAGGTGCTTACTGGTAGAAGAGATGGATCAATTTCTCGAGCATCAGAGGCTCTCTCCAACATCCCTTCACCTTTCTTCAACTTCACCCTTCTCAAACAGTCTTTTGCTAACAAAAGCCTAACAGTTCATGACCTTGTCGTCTTATctg GTGGACACACCATTGGGGTAGGACACTGCAACTTCTTCAGCAACAGGCTATACAACTTCACAGGAAAAGGTGACGCAGACCCTTCTCTGAACTCAACCTATGCTTCTTTCTTGAAGACCCAATGCCGAAGCCTCGCAGATAACACAACAATAGTTCCAATGGACCCCTCCACCCCCTTATCTTTCGACAACAATTACTACAAAATTCTCAAGCTGAAGGAAGGCCTTTTCCAATCTGATGCTGCACTTCTCACTGACAAGGGCTCTAGAAATATCGTCGACGAATTGCTGGACTCTGGAAAGTTCTTCACTGAATTTTCACAATCCATGAAGAGGATGGGATCCATCCAAGTGCTTACTGGAACTGCTGGAGAAATCAGGAAGAACTGTAGGGTGGTGAATTCTTGA
- the LOC110601644 gene encoding peroxidase 24, translating to MKPNNFILLFISLLLLTVLNLSSGKDHGNKGGNGDHGKKHDHNNHGQGHGNEKESSCPQLERISRDITWRRSAANPALPAKLLRMHFHDCFVRGCDASILLDSTGGTEAEKEAVPNRSLAGFEVIDEIKAKAEEECPGLVSCADIVALAARDAVAFQFRRSLWPVSFGRKDGRVSLASEANATLPSPAANFATLRQQFQSLGLDVVDLVALSGAHTIGVSHCAAFSDRIFNFTGKGDTDPSLDPDYANFLKQKCSNPPSLTTTVDMDPGSSLSFDSHYFEALFQNKGLFQSDATLLTDPEAARLSRTFQNQGAFFARFGQSMVKMGSIVSGEEGEIRKNCRVVN from the exons ATGAAGCCTAATAACTTCATTCTCCTTTTCATTTCTCTCTTATTGCTGACCGTTCTCAACCTTTCCAGTGGAAAGGATCATGGAAACAAAGGTGGTAATGGTGATCATGGTAAGAAACATGATCATAATAATCATGGTCAGGGACATGGAAATGAAAAAGAGAGTAGTTGCCCTCAGCTTGAGAGAATTTCAAGGGACATTACATGGAGGAGATCTGCAGCTAACCCTGCCTTGCCAGCCAAGCTATTAAGGATGCATTTTCATGATTGCTTTGTGAGG GGATGTGATGCCTCAATATTGTTGGATTCGACTGGTGGCACGGAGGCTGAGAAGGAAGCTGTTCCAAACCGATCGTTAGCAGGATTTGAGGTCATCGATGAAATAAAAGccaaagcagaagaagaatgcCCTGGACTTGTCTCATGTGCTGATATCGTTGCCTTGGCTGCAAGAGATGCTGTTGCTTTCCAA TTTCGAAGATCTTTATGGCCTGTTTCATTTGGGAGGAAAGATGGGAGAGTTTCTTTGGCATCTGAAGCCAATGCAACTTTACCATCCCCAGCAGCGAACTTCGCCACCCTCCGACAACAATTTCAAAGCCTTGGGCTGGATGTTGTTGATCTTGTTGCATTGTCAG ggGCTCACACCATTGGAGTATCGCACTGTGCAGCATTTTCGGATAGGATTTTCAATTTCACGGGGAAAGGAGACACAGATCCTTCACTTGATCCAGACTACGCAAATTTCTTGAAACAGAAATGTTCCAACCCTCCAAGTCTCACTACCACAGTTGATATGGACCCTGGAAGCTCACTCTCCTTTGACAGCCATTACTTTGAAGCTTTATTCCAGAACAAGGGCCTATTTCAATCAGATGCCACTTTGCTCACTGACCCAGAAGCAGCTCGGCTAAGCAGGACTTTTCAAAATCAAGGGGCTTTCTTTGCTCGCTTTGGTCAGTCAATGGTGAAAATGGGTTCAATAGTTtcaggagaagaaggagagatTAGGAAGAACTGCCGCGtcgttaattaa
- the LOC110601646 gene encoding peroxidase 24, producing MMGREGICVMLSLVVFGALTIRNADGLKQNFYHTSCPQVEPTVSTITRNRVQSNPALGAKLLRMHFHDCFVRGCDASILLDAVGSTKAEKDSIPDGSLSGYDVIDEIKSELEQICPGVVSCADILALAARDAVSFQFNNPLWEVLTGRRDGNLSLASDVDANLPSPFSDFNTLLQLYNDKGLDLDDLVILSGGHTIGVAHCATFSNRLYNFNGNNGSDPSLDPDYAEFLKTQCPNPFDPTTVEMDPQSSMVFDKSYFSILLQNKGLFQSDAALLQDERSARIVRQLNTSNDFFARFANSMKKMGAIEVLTGDAGQIRKNCHVANPQG from the exons atgatgggtagAGAAGGCATATGCGTTATGCTATCACTTGTTGTTTTTGGAGCTCTCACAATTCGTAATGCTGATGGGTTGAAGCAGAATTTCTACCACACAAGTTGCCCACAAGTTGAGCCCACTGTGAGCACAATCACAAGAAATAGGGTCCAAAGTAACCCAGCTTTGGGCGCTAAACTCTTGAGGATGCATTTTCATGACTGTTTTGTTAGG GGATGCGATGCATCGATACTGTTAGATGCAGTTGGAAGTACCAAAGCTGAAAAAGATTCAATTCCAGATGGATCATTGTCAGGTTATGATGTGATTGATGAAATTAAATCTGAACTCGAGCAAATTTGCCCTGGAGTTGTTTCATGTGCAGACATTCTTGCCTTGGCTGCTCGTGATGCTGTTTCCTTTCAG TTTAATAATCCTTTATGGGAAGTCCTAACTGGAAGAAGAGATGGCAACCTTTCTCTCGCATCTGATGTGGATGCAAACCTTCCCTCGCCTTTCTCAGACTTCAACACTCTCTTGCAACTATACAACGACAAGGGTCTTGATCTTGATGATCTTGTGATTCTATCAg GTGGTCACACAATAGGAGTTGCTCACTGTGCTACTTTCTCAAATAGGCTGTATAACTTCAATGGCAATAATGGAAGTGATCCTTCACTAGATCCAGACTACGCAGAATTCTTGAAAACCCAATGCCCTAATCCATTCGATCCAACAACGGTGGAGATGGATCCTCAAAGCTCAATGGTGTTTGATAAGAGTTACTTCAGTATCCTTCTCCAAAACAAAGGACTTTTCCAGTCTGATGCTGCACTTCTCCAAGATGAACGATCCGCCAGAATTGTAAGACAGTTGAATACATCTAATGACTTTTTCGCCAGGTTTGCCAACTCGATGAAGAAAATGGGGGCCATTGAAGTGCTTACAGGAGATGCTGGACAGATTAGGAAGAATTGCCATGTTGCAAATCCTCAaggataa